In Neoarius graeffei isolate fNeoGra1 chromosome 15, fNeoGra1.pri, whole genome shotgun sequence, a single genomic region encodes these proteins:
- the LOC132899492 gene encoding mast cell protease 2-like, with protein sequence MKTLHILLFAAAFSILNFNATHGGEIINGKKANKDSLQYMASVQWYNQQHRCGGFLINPCYVLTAAHCDENGLSVVLGTHNIDPKKNLRRYMMQSKYIHPSYMLGRPTDGFDIMLLKLSENVNLNNKDVKTIKIPSDRNKIEPNIKCQVAGWGRTKTKAQQTDLMVTDVPIINITVCEKEWNKMKIQLPANILCAGGYGTENGACQGDSGGPLVCNGLAVGIVSFNYKNNCNYPNFPNIYTEISAYKDWIDKVIKENAC encoded by the exons ATGAAGACCTTGCACATACTCTTGTTTGCTGCAGCTTTCAGCATCCTCAATTTTAATG CCACACATGGAGGGGAAATCATCAATGGCAAGAAAGCCAATAAGGACTCACTGCAGTACATGGCATCTGTGCAGTGGTATAACCAGCAGCACAGATGTGGAGGATTCCTCATAAACCCTTGCTACGTGCTCACCGCTGCCCACTGTGACGAAAA TGGCCTTAGTGTGGTCCTTGGGACTCATAATATCGATCCGAAAAAGAATTTGAGAAGATACATGATGCAAAGCAAGTACATACACCCATCATATATGCTGGGCAGACCCACTGACGGGTTTGACATCATGCTCCTGAAG CTTTCAGAGAATGTCAATCTGAATAATAAAGATGTGAAGACCATCAAAATTCCAAGCGACCGCAACAAGATTGAGCCCAATATTAAGTGCCAGGTTGCAGGATGGGGAAGAACCAAAACCAAAGCCCAGCAGACTGACCTCATGGTGACTGATGTGCCCATCATAAATATCACAGTCTGTGAGAAGGAGTGGAATAAAATGAAGATTCAACTCCCAGCTAACATTCTGTGTGCAGGAGGCTATGGAACTGAAAACGGAGCGTGCCAG GGTGATTCTGGTGGGCCTCTGGTATGCAATGGTCTGGCAGTGGGCATTGTGTCCTTCAACTATAAGAACAATTGCAATTATCCAAATTTTCCTAATATCTACACTGAGATTTCAGCTTACAaagactggattgacaaagtaatcaAGGAAAATGCTTGTTGA